A single region of the Ascaphus truei isolate aAscTru1 chromosome 6, aAscTru1.hap1, whole genome shotgun sequence genome encodes:
- the SYNC gene encoding syncoilin isoform X1, whose amino-acid sequence MSSTEEQGESSPGERAMPEPPVSLSPSPEAAGPLTLEDIGVRFQLCIAAVEDLEREREELIRELTLLREPSLEAVRRAHEEVVQAFGRQAQVELERDALREEVRGVRRKLFRVTRECVSCQYQLESRRQELAQSTAQRGDLEILAARLAEELAQLQDAFVHQREGAHQRLRAPRTRRTPRELQERRRLSAELQNLTAERHNSLEEQYEPRLQALLERQESGARALRVAQGELQKLREELRPLQGEAGLLLLQKSGLQEQIVLLKRKRGEEVLQYREQVQELEDRTRELKTAVQLQQQKNKEMEELRSSLAQELAIYKGCLEIYGQLFKSVPKKE is encoded by the exons gGCGATGCCGGAGCCCCCTGtatccctgtccccttcccctgaggCCGCCGGGCCCCTGACGCTGGAGGACATTGGGGTGCGGTTCCAGCTGTGCATCGCCGCAGTGGAGGACTTGGAGCGGGAGCGGGAGGAGCTGATCCGAGAGCTGACGCTGCTGAGAGAGCCCTCGCTGGAGGCTGTGCGGCGGGCGCACGAGGAAGTGGTGCAGGCATTTGGGAGGCAGGCGCAGGTGGAGCTGGAGAGGGACGCCCTGAGGGAGGAGGTCCGGGGGGTCCGGCGTAAGCTATTCAGGGTGACCCGGGAGTGTGTGTCGTGCCAGTACCAGCTGGAAAGCCGGCGCCAGGAGCTAGCACAGAGCACAGCGCAGCGGGGGGACCTGGAGATTCTCGCTGCCCGCCTGGCAGAGGAGCTGGCCCAACTCCAGGACGCCTTTGTCcatcagagagagggggcacaccAACGGCTCCGAGCTCCACGCACCCGCCGCACCCCCCGGGAGCTGCAGGAAAGAAGGCGCCTCTCCGCGGAGCTGCAGAACCTGACAGCGGAGCGTCACAACTCCCTGGAGGAGCAGTACGAACCCAGGCTGCAAGCGCTCCTGGAGCGCCAGGAGAGTGGGGCCCGGGCCCTACGAGTGGCACAGGGGGAGCTGCAGAAGCTGCGTGAGGAGCTGAGGCCGCTGCAGGGGGAGGCCGGTTTGCTGCTGCTGCAGAAGAGCGGCCTACAGGAGCAGATTGTGCTGCTgaagaggaagaggggagaggaggtgctacAGTATCGG GAGCAGGTGCAGGAGCTGGAAGACAGAACTCGGGAGCTGAAGACTGCAgtccagctgcagcagcagaagaACAAAGAGATGGAGGAGCTGAGGTCCAGCCTGGCacaggagcttgcaatctacaa GGGCTGCCTTGAAATATACGGACAGCTCTTCAAGTCGGTGCCAAAAAAGGAATGA
- the SYNC gene encoding syncoilin isoform X2 translates to MPEPPVSLSPSPEAAGPLTLEDIGVRFQLCIAAVEDLEREREELIRELTLLREPSLEAVRRAHEEVVQAFGRQAQVELERDALREEVRGVRRKLFRVTRECVSCQYQLESRRQELAQSTAQRGDLEILAARLAEELAQLQDAFVHQREGAHQRLRAPRTRRTPRELQERRRLSAELQNLTAERHNSLEEQYEPRLQALLERQESGARALRVAQGELQKLREELRPLQGEAGLLLLQKSGLQEQIVLLKRKRGEEVLQYREQVQELEDRTRELKTAVQLQQQKNKEMEELRSSLAQELAIYKGCLEIYGQLFKSVPKKE, encoded by the exons ATGCCGGAGCCCCCTGtatccctgtccccttcccctgaggCCGCCGGGCCCCTGACGCTGGAGGACATTGGGGTGCGGTTCCAGCTGTGCATCGCCGCAGTGGAGGACTTGGAGCGGGAGCGGGAGGAGCTGATCCGAGAGCTGACGCTGCTGAGAGAGCCCTCGCTGGAGGCTGTGCGGCGGGCGCACGAGGAAGTGGTGCAGGCATTTGGGAGGCAGGCGCAGGTGGAGCTGGAGAGGGACGCCCTGAGGGAGGAGGTCCGGGGGGTCCGGCGTAAGCTATTCAGGGTGACCCGGGAGTGTGTGTCGTGCCAGTACCAGCTGGAAAGCCGGCGCCAGGAGCTAGCACAGAGCACAGCGCAGCGGGGGGACCTGGAGATTCTCGCTGCCCGCCTGGCAGAGGAGCTGGCCCAACTCCAGGACGCCTTTGTCcatcagagagagggggcacaccAACGGCTCCGAGCTCCACGCACCCGCCGCACCCCCCGGGAGCTGCAGGAAAGAAGGCGCCTCTCCGCGGAGCTGCAGAACCTGACAGCGGAGCGTCACAACTCCCTGGAGGAGCAGTACGAACCCAGGCTGCAAGCGCTCCTGGAGCGCCAGGAGAGTGGGGCCCGGGCCCTACGAGTGGCACAGGGGGAGCTGCAGAAGCTGCGTGAGGAGCTGAGGCCGCTGCAGGGGGAGGCCGGTTTGCTGCTGCTGCAGAAGAGCGGCCTACAGGAGCAGATTGTGCTGCTgaagaggaagaggggagaggaggtgctacAGTATCGG GAGCAGGTGCAGGAGCTGGAAGACAGAACTCGGGAGCTGAAGACTGCAgtccagctgcagcagcagaagaACAAAGAGATGGAGGAGCTGAGGTCCAGCCTGGCacaggagcttgcaatctacaa GGGCTGCCTTGAAATATACGGACAGCTCTTCAAGTCGGTGCCAAAAAAGGAATGA